The segment aagtGGGGGTCGAACCCCCGACGTCAGGGCCCGAAGGCAGAGCTCAGCAGCCACTTGGCTACGAACGACCCGACAGGAACAcgatatatataacattaaaacaAAGAGTCGTTATCTTATTGATTAAATGCATATTCCTCAATGGTAACAGCATCTTCCCTGCGTGACATATACAACTTGTTACCTAACTCAGATTGAATATTTGACTCAGAATGAAAAAGCAgcatatttagatttttttcgaTACCTCAAcaacagaaaaaagaaaaaaaaggaagaagaaagatgcATAAAGCAGAAAATTGGACCTTTAATTGGGCTCTAAGCTCGGCCCATTACTAGGGTAATAACGTCGTTATATAAAGTGAGCTAATTTCCTAATTTGGTTAAGAAAAAGTTATGCCATTAACTAATTTTAGACAATTACCAAAACTGCATGTGACTCTCGTTTTAACACAACAAAATAAACCTCCCAACAAAACCTCATCGCATCTTCCTCGTACTCAGGCAGAGAGGAAGACGATGGTGATGATCATCATTCAAAagaactaaaaagaaaaatcacaaaaaagtaattgtacataattaaataataactgTAGAAAAATGAATGACTTATTCTCAAATTCATTCAAGAGGAACCAGGCTCAATTTGGCGATGTCGAGGCAGGTCAAGAAACGATGAACCTCGACAAATTCTTCGAGGACGTCGAGAATGTGAAGGATGACATGAAAGGAATCGAGAGTCTTTATAAGAAGCTTCAAGACTCTAACGAAGAATGCAAGACGGTGCATAATGCCAAGAAGGTGAAGGAGCTACGAGCTAAGATGGATGGAGACGTAGGTCAAGTCCTTAAGAGGGTCAAAATGATTAAGCAGAAGCTCGAAGCCCTTGAGAAAGCCAACGCTAATAGCCGTAATGTCCCTGGTTGTGGGCCCGGTTCGTCTACGGATAGGACTCGGTCTTCTGTGGTTAGTGGTCTCGGGAAGAAGCTCAAGGACTTGATGGATAGTTTCCAAGGTCTACGTGCACGAATGAACGATGAGTATAAAGAAACCGTAGAGCGCAGGTCTTTCCTTTTTAGGTTTTTTGCACCGCAAGCTATTACTATAGTTGTCTTTTATATATGACTATCTTGGAACCGGTGCAGGTATTTCACGATAACAGGAGAACAAGCGGACGAGCAAACAATAGATAACCTGATTGCAAGCGGTGAGAGTGAGAATTTTCTCCAAAAAGCTATTCAGGAGCAAGGAAGAGGTCAGATCATGGACACTATATCTGAGATACAAGAAAGACATGATGCAGTGAAGGAGATTGAGAAGAATCTACTCGAGTTGCACCAAGTTTTCTTGGACATGGCGGCTCTAGTGGAAGCGCAAGGGCAGCAACTGAACAATATAGAGAGTCATGTGGCGAAGGCGAGTTCGTTTGTGAGAAGAGGGACTGATCAGCTCCAAGATGCGAGGGAGTACCAAAAGAGCTCGAGGAAATGGACTTGTTACGCTATCATTCTAATCATTGTCGTCTTTATCCTCCTTCTTATTCCTGCTATGCCTTCTATTATGCTCATGTTGAAGTGAAACTAGAGAGTTTGATCTTGATTCTCACAATCATCTCTTCCCTTATTCATTCATTCTTTTGGGCTTTATGGGATCGATGGAGAATAGTTAGACTATGATAACAACCATGGAAAGGAATTggtagaaaatgttttgaaatacCGGTTTGTTATCACATTTTTAATGCAATCCTGACTTTTGGATGTGTTATCCTCCATCGTTAGTGTTTGACATGACAAATGTTATGTATTAGGTattctatataataaaaaacctAAGGGAAACAAATCATTCCCTTTTTTTGATGGAAGCCAACCCTAAGTAAACTATAacagttgctcaaaaaaaaaaagtaaaccatttcagtatttaaaaaaaaaaatcagaacccTAAATGTGAAAGTTATTTGGGAGACTAACTCCATATACCCTTCtggaaaaaaaactattcttCTTATCCCTTCCCTTTTCTTATTACCCTTTGTAAACCCCACTACCATAGCAAATACCATACtatccttcttcttttttaatttatgtttattattccttcttttctcttctttcttttttatttatttacctgtGGGCTCCATTTTATTTCTTCCTTCTCCACATTTCGATGGATccctttattattattattttttagttgtttttttttcatgtaaccAATTTTTCTTCCAATAATACATTTTTcttcatcatatttttttcttacaattttatttctatttttctacaaaaatacaaacaatttataaatatattcatcttaaattttctaattaaaatatatatataaacaataaaatagtagaataaatgattTTGTTGTATTTCAATCATCAATTAGTTTAAATATTCAATTATTTATTACTgaactaattaataattttaaaattttataaaataatatatatatagtttcatataaattttaatatattttatcatatttaacatatagtattttgtttattttgttacagaaaatattttctaaatttactGATACTACTGACATAACTTCTATTTTATTAAGACAacacaatattattaaaacatgataTATTAATAAGATAACTAGATATTTGATACAAtgataaaactattataattatatattaacaatatttataaacaatcaaataacgtaagatattttattataaatttcattaaaataaagcttctatcatgaataatgttaaaaaataagatttgaTGTTAATTTCGagataataaaatgattttcatCACTGTATTTTTTGTGTTTCGTGTCGATTTTATGACcgtttttgataaattattttaataaaatatcaataaaacaaataatatatcatGGATAATGTAAAAATTAGATTGTAATGCAAAAATTAGATATAAGATGAGTAATGTAAAATCCGTCTTGCACaatcatttgttttgattaggAGGAGGATATTATATGAATGATGATACTGAAATAAAATGGATATGGGGAGATGAGAAGAAGATTGTGTTGAAGAAATCAGTGGAGGAGGTCACCTACTCTGTTTTGGTTGAGCATATTTgcgaaaagataaatgtttaTGAATATAACAATGAGTGAAAATTAGTGTAATTTCattaatatgaattatatatcATGGGTAATGCAAAATCCAACAAAATCGgattaaaaatttgattaattaGTGCAAGGATAATTTTATGGGCATTATTAGAATTTTGTAAACTGTGTTTATGGGTTTTAGCGTATATTTTATATACGTTTTGAACTCGTTTTAATGATTTCTTGGGTGTAATTTCATTAATATGAATTATATCATGGGTTATGCAAAATCCATCAGCCAGAGAATCTCGtggaagaggaaaaagaggCAGAGGGAGTGGAATATGAGGAGCCACATAAACAGGCAGAGCAAAAGGAGAAGGTATTACAGCGTATTTTGAATGTGGAAGTAGTTCAGGTTCATGTGTTTGATTGTTGAAATTTATTTCATTGTGCTATTCAAACTATATGTTATTTGGATTACTAGGATTATttgttttactatatattatctGGATTACtggttttattttgtattaCTTGGATTACTATGTTTACTCAGTTTTACTATGTGCTATTTAGACTTCATATATATTACGAGTGTTTACGTTTAGTACGTAGAATCGAAATATatttcatgattattatcaatttGTAGATTATTTTCCTACTACATATGTATCTTAAGATTATTTTTGATGATTATTTCAACAGTTTATGAAAAACCAATTCAATTTCCCAAAAAACTCTCTTAACTTACAATGTTGATGCGTGAATGGTTAGACCAtagtaagaattttttttaaaaatacatattctgAGAAATATTTGGCTGAATTGTCTTATTTTACGGTAATAATAGTGTAAAATATTCGGGTTTACTACAAAAAAGCTCGTATTATCATGGTTTTACTAGATAAACGTAAAAATTGCCAAAAAATTACTATGTGTAAGGTAGTATTACTAAGTCCTTGAAGATTACCAAGAATTACTAAGTGTAATTAATTCCATGCATGTTTTGAagtattttttccaaaatttgaGTAGAATTTTTCCCCTGTAATTTTGAGTTATCCACACATGTTTTCCAAAGACATACCACAATCAGTGTGCTATGCATTCACGTTTGACATGtgtattttatatgaatatatttttattatattttgacaagtattttttagatttagtatttaattaatattcatataaacttGGGTGTGTGCAAGTATTTTTAGACTtagtatttaattaaatattcttataaattgttttccttagttaatttcaaaaataaatttaattaaatattcttGTTATGGCTGCACGTTTtgacataatttttatattattattttaatatgaacaaaacaaaacgagctttataaaacataaaacgttttaaaaaaaattaatatgagTAAGGGTAACTATTCAATTTTCCCTCTTAATAATCTTTTGCCAAGCGAGAAGCAAGGGTTAATGGGCTTCCTCATGTAGTCCTGTAAATTTGAAGTTATCGAGTATCAGAgaggaaataattttttttttataaagcgAGGACATGATTGCTAATTACGGAATATCTTGATCAAGTAAAAGTGTTTTGAGGATAGTATACCTTACCATCACTGTGAACTTGCAAGCTCCATATCATCACTAAACTATGAAATGTACAGAACCAGAGATTCAAAATCTAATAGAATCCTCTCTTTGAGaccaaggaagaagaagatgatgagacACACagaaacatcaaacaaaacaagaaaaaactttttttgtctAGTCTCTCTCCACGTCTTGAAGAACAAGGAACCAACGCTTCAGGTGTTCCCAACTCAACCTTGGTTGCTTTCTCCTACTTCTACCTCTCTATTGTGAGCTGTCTCCAAGTTGATTCCCTGCAGACCACATTGCATTTTCTGCATTCTCTCTTCACGTCTTTGAAAGAGGATGACGACATCTTAAACAAACTCAAAGCATCAAGGAAGGTTGAGAAGTCTGCAAACAACTTCGAAGGTTCTCCATGTTTGGATTGGAACATGCAGGAAGATTACAATCCAGAGAATACAAGATTATGAGCCTCAATGACTTCTTAATTGACTCTCGGCCAACCAAAGCAAAGCATATGATGAAGAGACATTAGCCAACAGGTCAAAGAACAAATATGTACGCCAAGTTAACGGTTTTAGTATGGTTACAAAACAGAATCGAATCGAATCAAGACATGTTCAGAGCACAATCCCACACACGCATCATCTCATCTTCGTTCTTATATCCAAATACAACGCCACGATCTCGTTTACCAAGAACATGAATCTATAAAGAAAACCCCCTATTTTGATCTCAAttacaaaactttaaatttgctAATTTGCTTTTTCTGATTTTTGAAATagataagcaaaaaaaaagaaagaagatttgaACCTTAGAAGATCGAGACCGATGCCGAGGGAATTAAAGGAGGATCAAGGAATTGAAGCAGCCGCGGAGTGGAGTGTGTGCGTCCCtaaaggtttaggattaggTGTTCGCCGCTCTCCACACAAGATTACGGCTATAGTCTTCTCCTCATCTTTATAAATAGTTCAATCAACAATTCCATTGAGAAATTCTTCGATTCAATTCCATCGGGAGGTTGAAAGGGCGAaagaacatcatcttcttcatcatcactcCTCTCTTGGATTCTCCCCTGGTTTTCTCACATATGCATTACGCCAGGAAAGCTGATTCCGAGACGGAGATGATGGACATCGACTCCAATAAGACTTTCGTTCTCGAAAAGCCTACCACCGCCAGGGATGATTTCCTCTCCGCATCTCGGAGGCTCGTCGATCTCAAGCTCTCCAAGCAGCGGTACTCTGTCTCTGCGTTTCCCTCTTCCATTTTTTCTGTACTTTacaaaagagagaagagagacggGGTTTGGGGGAGATAATCGGTTTCGATCCGATTTGTTTTGGGTGGGTGGATAAATTAGAAGTTGGGTTTGTGAATATTGTAATTTGTTAAGGGTGTCGGAGTCTTTGTGCACCTTGGACccatattttctattttaaaaaaataagtactaaatgatattttaatgaGAGAAGATAagagaatttttaaaaagtgagAGGGGCATATGGAGTTAGTCTccagattgaaaaaaaaaaccattctCTTTATCCTTTCTCTTTGCTTACTACCCCTTTGTGGACCCCATTACCAATACAAATACTAAATTAACCTCTcatttctttaatatattttttccacCTCATTAActcatttattttttcaattaaataaatCAACTACATCCAAAAACAAAGATAGCCCACATAATTAACCTTAATCAATCATATCCAAGCTGTCTCACACTTCTTTCTTACTCTTTTCTCTACCATCGTGGAAGCTCATCTTTCTCATTCTCCATTGATGATTTTGAAGCCTGAAAAAGAAACAATTCTTATCTGTTTtcgatgattttttttctcGAATAGCATTTAAATATTGTTTACATCATAGGTAacattaaaaaggtaaaaattaatgaaaatttagaGAAATTAAAAACGATTTTGAAAACTGTATTTATGGATTTCagatatattttgtatttttcagaTACTTTTTTTTACtggaatattatttaaaagatGGATATATCTTGGCAAGAGTAAAAAATAAGATTCGATGCAAATTTTAGAAGATTAAAAAGGATTTTAAAAACTGTGTTTATGGGTTTAAAGTATAATTTATGTccgtttttgatgatttttttgtgtgtaatttCATTTAGATGAATAATATATCATGGGtaatataaaatccaaaacaaatTCGTCCTAAAAATTAATTAGGTAGTGGAAGGATAATTTTGAGTACTAAAAGAACTAGTTTAGTAAGGCAAAACTATCTCATTATGTATATTCtgtttttacaatttatgattgtattttaatattaattttatcaatattaaaatattaaagcaaattacttaaataatatttcaaaaataaattatcattaaaagagtaaatattttcttttggtttaaatCTTCCAATTTAAACTTGTGATAAAAATACTTTATCttcttattttgatattttatattttttttttttttttgtcgacgatattttatatttatgattggattaaaaaattatagatattataaaataataaatatattgttaacaTATAGATTTAAAGATTTTGTAGTTTACGTTttgtattgtttattttattattgctGTCTTACTTTGTTAACTAAAGAAATTTATAGTTTTGCACGGAGAATATATATAGTAGGTgatttcattaagggtattggTTTCAAAACATTCTAAATCTTTGGACTTTACCAATTTTGTAGTAGTATTGTAGTGAATTAGTATTAGTAGAGAAATGATTGATGTCATCATTGTAAAAATGGGGGCAGGAGAGGTATGAGATCTTGGATTGAATGTGGAAGTGGTTCAAACTATTTGAACgtgaaaaattattatgttttcattGTGTGTAATTTGGACTACTAGAATTACTGGTTTTATTGTGTACAACTTAGATTACTAGAATTATTGGGTTTATTGATTGTAACATGGCATACTAGAATTACTGGGTTTTATTATGTGTAATCCAAAATTCCTATATATTGCAAGTAGTACGTATATTTAGTATATAGAACTCATATATTATCTATTAGTAGATGATCTTTATAGTAAATAAGACTACTAAAACTATTTAGATGATTATTCTCTAAAGTTTTAGgaatatttatcatttttccAAAATGTTTCCTTAACTTTCATGATTGTTATGTGAATGGTAAAGCTATATTAagaagaatctataaaaaatacttatttCTGGTAAACTGTTTATGTAATACTCTTCCTTAATGAAATTTATTGTATAAAATCATCGGTTTtactacaaaatattttatttagacaTGGTTTTactaataaaacttaaaatttgtcAAAATATTACTATGCATAAGATAGTATTACTACTATCTTGAAGATTACCAAGAATTACTAAGTGTAATTAGAATAttgaatttatgtatataatggTTACACGTTTCACACGAATATTTTTTAGTGATAGAAGGTGTAATGTGATATATTACCACAACTTAATAGTTAATATTTACTGACAAAATGTGTTTGTAGAAGATATACTTAATAATTTTTTCGGAcataataaacttaataaaattaattattctaACCTGTCTTTTGCAacatatacaaattttaaacattCAAATTTCAACTATCTCGaagaaaatatttggaaatattatcTTTTCATATTCGAAAAACTGATTTGTgcataaaaagtaaaaaagtaCAAGTGCATAGAGAGAGTAAAAACagttgagaaaaataaaagagtaaaaacaGTTTAAACTGCAGATTCAAAAGAAGGAATATGAAATGTACCAATGTATTATGATAACTAGAGAGAAGGAACTATCTCTATACATTTTTTCAGTTAAAAGCTTAACACTCTCAGACATTAATCTCCATAAACATAGTTAACATTGAA is part of the Raphanus sativus cultivar WK10039 chromosome 5, ASM80110v3, whole genome shotgun sequence genome and harbors:
- the LOC108860605 gene encoding syntaxin-125-like, coding for MNDLFSNSFKRNQAQFGDVEAGQETMNLDKFFEDVENVKDDMKGIESLYKKLQDSNEECKTVHNAKKVKELRAKMDGDVGQVLKRVKMIKQKLEALEKANANSRNVPGCGPGSSTDRTRSSVVSGLGKKLKDLMDSFQGLRARMNDEYKETVERRYFTITGEQADEQTIDNLIASGESENFLQKAIQEQGRGQIMDTISEIQERHDAVKEIEKNLLELHQVFLDMAALVEAQGQQLNNIESHVAKASSFVRRGTDQLQDAREYQKSSRKWTCYAIILIIVVFILLLIPAMPSIMLMLK